From a single Vitis vinifera cultivar Pinot Noir 40024 chromosome 18, ASM3070453v1 genomic region:
- the LOC100264833 gene encoding disease resistance protein RPV1 translates to MASSMINQKDSASHWNYDVFLSFRGEDTRRSFTDHLYAALVEKGVRTFRDDEELERGKEIAPELLKAIEESRISVVVFSKNYARSGWCMDELVKIIECMKAKGQTVLPVFYDVDPTHVRKQTGSFMEAFASHGEDTEVIERAKRWRAALTQAANLSGWHLQNGYESKLIKKIIEEILSKLSRKLLYVDKHLVGVSSRLKEILLRVSIESNDVRMVGICGIGGVGKTTIAKVVYNLISSQFEGISFLANIREVSKNCGLLPLQKQLLGDILMGWSQRISNLDEGINVLMDRLHSKKVLIILDDVDDLNQLESLAGNVDWFGIGSRIVITTRDKHLLNVHGVSEIYEAKELEPEEALQLFSQYAFKRKSPDKDYMNLSDNVVHYAKGLPLALKVLGSFLFSKTILEWESELHKLKKELNTKVQDVLRISFDGLDFTQKEIFLDLACFFKGQEYDFVIKILDGCGFHAKSGIRVLSDRCLIDLLDNRLWMHDLIQQMGWEIVRQECPKDPGKWSRLWDYEHIYSVLKKNTGTETIEGIFLDMYRSKEIQFTTEAFAKMNRLRLLKVFNFSGIGKEGYKEPLSVSFEFPSYELRYLYWHGYPFGSLPSKFHSENLIELNMCYSYMRELWKGNEVLDNLNTIELSNSQHLIHLPNFSSMPNLERLVLEGCTSFLEVDPSIEVLNKLIFLNLKNCKKLRSFPRSIKLECLKYLSLSGCSDLKNFPEIQGNMQHLSELYLDGTAISELPFSIGYLTGLILLDLENCKRLKSLPSSICKLKSLETLILSACSKLESFPEIMENMEHLKKLLLDGTALKQLHPSIEHLNGLVSLNLRDCKNLATLPCSIGNLKSLETLIVSGCSKLQQLPENLGSLQCLVKLQADGTLVRQPPSSIVLLRNLEILSFGGCKGLASNSWSSLFSFWLLPRKSSDTIGLQLPSLSGLCSLRELDISDCNLMEGAVPFDICNLSSLETLNLSRNNFFSLPAGISKLSKLRFLSLNHCKSLLQIPELPSSIIEVNAQYCSSLNTILTPSSVCNNQPVCRWLVFTLPNCFNLDAENPCSNDMAIISPRMQIVTNMLQKLQNFLPDFGFSIFLPGSEIPDWISNQNLGSEVTIELPPHWFESNFLGFAVCCVFAFEDIAPNGCSSQLLCQLQSDESHFRGIGHILHSIDCEGNSEDRLKSHHMWLAYKPRGRLRISYGDCPNRWRHAKASFGFISCCPSNMVRKCGIHLIYAQDHEERNSTMIHHSSSGNFSDLKSADSSVGASGSGLCCSVVHSSNWWGY, encoded by the exons ATGGCCTCTTCAATGATCAACCAAAAAGATTCTGCTTCTCACTGGAATTATGACGTGTTCCTGAGTTTCAGAGGTGAAGACACCCGCAGGAGTTTTACCGATCATCTCTATGCTGCTTTGGTTGAGAAAGGGGTTCGCACTTTTAGAGATGACGAAGAACTTGAGAGAGGAAAAGAGATTGCACCAGAGCTTTTGAAAGCTATCGAAGAATCAAGAATTTCCGTGGTGGTTTTCTCCAAGAATTATGCTCGTTCGGGGTGGTGTATGGATGAGCTAGTGAAGATCATTGAGTGCATGAAAGCGAAGGGACAGACAGTTCTTCCAGTTTTCTATGATGTGGATCCGACCCATGTCCGGAAGCAGACTGGGAGTTTCATGGAAGCATTTGCTAGTCATGGAGAAGACACAGAGGTGATAGAGAGGGCTAAAAGGTGGAGAGCTGCCTTGACTCAAGCAGCCAATTTATCTGGATGGCACCTGCAGAATGG GTACGAGTCGAAgcttattaagaaaattattgaaGAGATTTTGAGTAAATTGAGTCGAAAATTGTTATATGTTGACAAACATCTAGTTGGAGTGTCTTCTCGTTTGAAAGAAATACTTCTACGAGTAAGTATTGAATCAAATGATGTTCGTATGGTTGGGATCTGTGGAATAGGTGGAGTGGGTAAGACAACTATAGCCAAAGTTGTTTATAATCTAATCTCTAGTCAATTTGAGGGCATTAGCTTCCTTGCAAATATTAGAGAAGTCTCCAAAAACTGTGGTTTGCTTCCATTACAGAAACAACTTCTAGGTGATATTTTGATGGGATGGAGTCAAAGGATAAGCAATCTCGATGAAGGAATCAATGTGCTAATGGACAGACTTCACTCTAAAAAGGTTCTTATTATTCTTGATGACGTGGATGATTTGAATCAATTAGAATCCTTAGCTGGAAATGTTGATTGGTTTGGTATTGGAAGTAGAATTGTTATAACAACTAGAGATAAACATCTACTAAATGTGCATGGAGTGAGTGAAATATATGAGGCTAAGGAATTAGAACCAGAGGAAGCTCTTCAACTTTTCAGTCAATAtgctttcaaaagaaaaagtccAGATAAAGATTATATGAACCTCTCTGACAATGTAGTACATTATGCTAAAGGCCTTCCACTGGCTCTTAAAGTTTTGGGTTCTTTCCTATTTAGTAAGACAATACTTGAGTGGGAAAGTGAATTACATAAGCTAAAAAAGGAGCTTAATACAAAGGTTCAAGATGTTCTTAGAATAAGTTTTGATGGATTAGATTTTACACAGAAGGAGATATTTCTTGATCTTGCGTGCTTTTTTAAAGGACAGGAGTatgattttgttataaaaatactAGATGGTTGCGGATTTCATGCAAAGAGTGGCATAAGAGTTCTCAGTGACAGGTGCCTCATAGACTTGTTAGATAACAGGTTATGGATGCATGATTTGATACAACAAATGGGTTGGGAAATTGTACGCCAAGAATGTCCTAAAGATCCTGGAAAATGGAGCAGACTATGGGATTATGAGCATATCTACAGTGTATTGAAGAAAAATACG GGAACAGAAACCATTGAAGGCATATTCCTTGATATGTATAGATCAAAGGAGATACAATTTACTACAGAAGCCTTTGCTAAGATGAATAGACTCAGATTActtaaagtttttaatttttcggGCATTGGAAAAGAAGGCTATAAAGAGCCCCTTTCTGTATCTTTTGAATTTCCTTCTTATGAGTTAAGATATCTCTATTGGCATGGATACCCTTTTGGGTCTCTGCCATCCAAATTTCATTCAGAGAACCTCATTGAGCTGAACATGTGTTATAGCTATATGAGAGAACTTTGGAAGGGAAATGAG GTTCTTGATAATTTAAATACTATCGAACTCAGTAACTCTCAACATCTCATCCATTTGCCAAACTTCTCAAGCATGCCAAATCTAGAGAGACTAGTTCTTGAAGGTTGTACAAGTTTTCTTGAGGTTGACCCATCTATTGAAGTTCTAAACAAGCTTATTTTCTTGAATCTGAAAAACTGCAAAAAACTAAGGAGTTTTCCAAGAAGTATTAAGTTGGAATGCCTTAAATATCTGTCTCTTTCTGGGTGTTCAGATCTCAAGAATTTTCCAGAAATTCAAGGCAATATGCAACATTTGTCTGAGCTTTATTTAGATGGGACAGCAATTAGTGAATTACCTTTCTCCATTGGGTATCTCACAGGACTCATTCTGTTAGATTTGGAAAATTGCAAAAGGCTTAAGTCTCTTCCAAGTAGCATTTGTAAGTTGAAATCCCTTGAGACTCTCATTCTCTCTGCTTGCTCAAAACTAGAGAGTTTTCCTGAAATCATGGAGAACATGGAACATTTAAAAAAGCTTCTTTTGGATGGAACTGCCTTAAAACAGCTGCACCCATCAATTGAACATCTAAATGGCCTTGTTTCTCTGAACCTGAGAGATTGCAAAAACCTTGCAACTCTTCCTTGCAGCATTGGTAACTTGAAATCTCTTGAGACACTTATTGTTTCTGGTTGTTCAAAGCTCCAACAATTGCCAGAGAACCTGGGTAGTTTGCAATGTTTAGTGAAGCTTCAGGCAGATGGAACACTCGTAAGGCAACCACCTTCCTCAATTGTTCTTTTAAGAAATCTTGAAATATTGTCGTTTGGGGGATGTAAAGGACTTGCATCTAACTCATGGAGTTCACTCTTCTCATTCTGGTTGTTGCCAAGAAAAAGTTCAGACACCATTGGTTTGCAATTGCCTTCTTTGTCGGGTTTGTGCTCCTTAAGAGAACTAGATATAAGTGACTGCAATCTAATGGAGGGAGCAGTGCCCTTTGATATCTGCAACTTATCCTCATTGGAAACATTAAATCTAAGCAGAAACAACTTTTTCAGCTTACCTGCAGGCATTAGTAAGCTTTCAAAACTAAGATTCCTCTCCTTGAACCACTGCAAGAGTCTCTTACAAATTCCCGAGCTCCCATCAAGTATAATAGAAGTAAATGCACAATATTGTTCATCCCTTAACACTATATTAACCCCATCTAGTGTCTGCAATAACCAGCCTGTTTGCCGTTGGCTAGTATTTACACTCCCAAATTGTTTCAATCTGGATGCTGAAAACCCATGCAGTAATGATATGGCAATTATATCACCCAGAATGCAGATTGTCACAAATATGCTACAGAAACTtcag AATTTTCTTCCAGATTTTGGGTTTAGCATTTTTCTTCCTGGAAGTGAAATTCCAGACTGGATCTCGAATCAGAATCTCGGATCTGAAGTGACAATAGAGCTGCCTCCTCATTGGTTTGAAAGTAACTTCTTAGGATTTGCTGTATGCTGTGTTTTTGCATTTGAGGACATAGCCCCCAATGGATGCAGTTCCCAACTTCTGTGTCAATTGCAATCTGATGAATCTCATTTTAGAGGCATTGGTCATATTTTGCATTCAATCGATTGTGAAGGCAATAGTGAAGACAGACTCAAGTCACATCACATGTGGCTAGCATACAAGCCCCGTGGACGACTTCGGATCTCCTATGGTGATTGCCCCAATAGATGGAGGCATGCTAAGGCTTCATTTGGCTTCATTAGCTGTTGTCCAAGCAACATGGTGAGAAAGTGTGGGATCCATCTTATATACGCTCAAGATCATGAAGAGAGAAACTCAACCATGATCCACCACAGCTCTTCTGGGAATTTCAGTGACCTCAAATCAGCAGATTCCAGTGTGGGTGCAAGTGGAAGTGGCCTCTGTTGCTCTGTGGTCCATTCAAGTAATTGGTGGGGATACTAG
- the LOC100259650 gene encoding disease resistance protein RPV1 translates to MASANRRRASSSSTPVRPWDYEVFLSFRGEDTRRNFTGHLYAALIRKGIVTFRDDEGLSRGEEIAPSLLTAIEKSRCALVILSEHYADSRWCLEELAKIMEWRAEMGLIVYPVFYHVDPSHVRHQRGHYGEALADHERNGSGHQTQRWRAALTEVANLSGWHAENGSESEVVNDITRTILARFTRKHLHVDKNLVGMDDRLNEVIPQMIDLSSNEVRMIGIYGLGGIGKTTVAKVVYNRIAPLFMITSFIANVREDSKSRGLLHLQKQLLHEILPSRKNFISNVDEGIHMIQDRLCFKSVLLILDDVDTLDQLEGLAGDCNWFGPGSRIIVTTRDRHLLDVHKMDAFYEVKKLDQMEAIELFSQHAFEQKHPKEDYETLSNSMVRCVDGLPLGLKVLGRFLFGKTILEWKSELQKLKQEPNQEIQGVLKRSYDELDLTQKDIFLDVACFFNGEDKDHVTRILDACNFYAESGIRVLGDKCLITIFDNKILMHDLLQQMGRYIVRQDYPNYPEKWSRLCYPDDVNRVLIRKSGTEAIEGILFDLSIPKRKRIDITTKSFEMMTRLRLLKIYWAHGSISIREDNKVKLSKDFEFPSYELRYLYWHGYPLESLPSSFYAEDLIELDMCYSSLKQLWESDEPLEKLNTIRVSFSQHLMEIPDFSVRAPNLEKLILDGCSSLLEVHPSIGRLKKIIVLNLKNCKQLSSFPSITDMEALEILNFAGCSELKKFPDIQCNMEHLLKLYLSSTAIEELPSSIGQHITGLVLLDLKRCKNLTSLPTCIFKLKSLEYLFLSGCSKLENFPEIMEDMENLKELLLDGTSIEVLPSSIERLKGLVLLNLRKCKKLVSLPDSMCNLRSLQTIIVSGCSQLDQLPKNVGSLQHLVQLHADGTAIRQPPDSIVLLRGLRVLIYPGCKILPSSSLSSLFSFWLLHGRGSNGIGLRLPSFPCLSSLTNLNQSSCNPSRNNFLSIPTSISALTNLRDLWLGQCQNLTEIPELPPSVPDINSRDCTSLSLSSSSISMLQWLQFLFYYCLKPVEEQFNDDKRDALQRFPDNLVSFSCSEPSPSNFAVVKQKFFENVAFSMILPGSGIPKWIWHRNMGSFVKVKLPTDWYDDDFLGFAVCSVLEHVPDRIVCHLSPDTLDYGELRDFGHDFHCKGSDVSSEHVWLGYQPCAQLRMFQVNDPNEWSHMEISFEATHRLSSRASNMVKECGVRLIYAEDLESIQCSPLLGSLGDSGSRVGGNIVERSSDGAGPSGSGSGHSSVGSSQHSRNDPLLKVKRKYFPE, encoded by the exons ATGGCTTCTGCGAATCGTCGAAGGgcgtcttcttcttctactcctGTCCGTCCATGGGATTACGAAGTTTTCTTGAGCTTTAGGGGTGAAGATACCCGCAGAAATTTCACAGGTCATCTCTATGCAGCGTTGATTCGGAAAGGGATTGTTACCTTTAGAGACGATGAAGGACTATCAAGGGGAGAGGAGATCGCACCAAGTCTTCTTACAGCTATTGAGAAGTCAAGGTGCGCTCTCGTGATTCTCTCCGAACATTATGCCGACTCCAGATGGTGTTTGGAGGAACTGGCGAAGATCATGGAGTGGAGGGCAGAAATGGGATTGATAGTTTATCCAGTTTTCTATCATGTGGATCCTTCCCATGTGAGACATCAGAGGGGCCATTACGGAGAAGCATTAGCCGATCATGAAAGAAATGGGTCTGGTCACCAGACACAAAGGTGGAGGGCAGCTTTGACAGAAGTGGCCAATCTTTCTGGATGGCATGCAGAAAATGG GTCTGAGTCAGAAGTTGTTAATGATATTACTCGCACTATTTTGGCAAGATTTACTCGGAAACATTTACATGTTGACAAAAACCTCGTTGGGATGGATGATCGTTTGAATGAAGTTATTCCACAAATGATAGATCTATCATCAAATGAGGTTCGCATGATTGGGATCTATGGACTTGGAGGAATTGGTAAAACAACCGTTGCCAAAGTTGTTTATAATCGAATTGCCCCTCTTTTCATGATTACTAGCTTTATTGCTAATGTCAGAGAGGATTCCAAAAGTAGGGGTTTACTTCATTTACAAAAACAACTCCTTCATGAGATCTTGCCAAGCCGGAAGAACTTTATAAGCAATGTTGATGAAGGGATCCATATGATACAAGACAGGTTATGCTTTAAAAGTGTTCTTCTCATTCTTGATGATGTTGACACTTTGGACCAACTAGAAGGCTTGGCTGGTGATTGCAATTGGTTTGGTCCTGGAAGTAGAATTATTGTAACAACTAGAGATAGGCATTTGTTGGATGTGCATAAAATGGATGCATTTTATGAGGTTAAGAAATTAGATCAAATGGAAGCTATTGAGCTCTTTAGTCAACACGCATTTGAACAGAAGCATCCCAAAGAAGATTATGAAACACTTTCAAACTCTATGGTGCGTTGCGTTGATGGTCTTCCTTTAGGCCTTAAAGTTTTGGGTCGTTTCCTATTTGGCAAGACAATACTTGAATGGAAAAGTGAATTGCAAAAACTAAAACAGGAACCTAACCAAGAAATTCAAGGTGTGCTCAAGAGAAGTTATGATGAATTAGATCTCACACAAAAGGATATATTCCTAGATGTTGCTTGCTTCTTTAATGGAGAAGATAAAGATCATGTTACAAGAATCCTAGATGCTTGCAACTTCTATGCAGAGAGTGGAATACGAGTCCTCGGTGATAAATGCCTCATAACTATTTTTGACAACAAGATATTGATGCATGATTTGTTACAACAAATGGGACGATACATTGTTCGACAAGATTATCCTAACTACCCTGAAAAATGGAGCAGGTTGTGCTATCCTGACGACGTAAATCGTGTATTGATCAGAAAATCG GGAACAGAGGCAATTGAGGGCATACTCTTCGACTTGTCTATACCAAAGCGTAAGCGGATAGACATTACTACTAAATCCTTTGAGATGATGACAAGACTTAGGTTGCTCAAAATCTATTGGGCTCATGGATCTATTTCTATAAGGGAGGATAATAAAGTAAAGTTGTCCAAAGACTTTGAATTCCCCTCTTATGAGCTAAGATATCTCTACTGGCATGGATATCCTTTGGAATCTTTGCCTTCAAGTTTTTATGCTGAGGACCTCATTGAACTTGACATGTGTTACAGCAGCTTAAAACAACTTTGGGAAAGCGACGAG CCTCTTGAAAAGTTAAATACTATCAGAGTTAGTTTCTCTCAGCACCTCATGGAAATTCCAGACTTCTCAGTTAGGGCTCCAAATCTGGAAAAACTAATTCTTGATGGTTGTTCAAGTTTGCTTGAGGTTCATCCATCTATTGGAAGGCTGAAGAAGATTATTGTATTGAATCTAAAAAACTGCAAACAGCTTAGCAGTTTTCCAAGCATCACTGACATGGAAGCACTTGAAATTCTTAATTTTGCTGGCTGCTCAGAGCTCAAGAAGTTTCCGGATATTCAATGTAATATGGAACATTTATTGAAGCTTTATTTATCATCAACTGCTATAGAGGAACTTCCATCTTCAATCGGGCAGCATATCACTGGACTTGTTTTATTGGATCTGAAAAGGTGCAAAAATCTTACGAGTCTTCCCACATGTATTTTTAAGTTGAAATCCCTTGAATATCTCTTTCTGTCTGGCTGTTCAAAATTGGAGAATTTTCCAGAAATAATGGAGGACATGGAAAATTTAAAAGAGCTTCTTTTAGATGGAACATCCATAGAAGTGCTACCCTCTTCAATTGAACGTCTAAAAGGACTTGTTCTATTGAATCTGAGGAAATGCAAAAAGCTTGTGAGTCTTCCAGACAGCATGTGTAATTTGAGATCCCTTCAAACAATCATTGTCTCTGGTTGTTCACAACTAGACCAATTGCCTAAGAATGTTGGGAGCCTGCAACATCTAGTGCAGCTCCATGCTGATGGAACTGCTATAAGACAACCACCTGACTCAATTGTTCTTTTGAGAGGCCTCCGAGTGTTGATCTATCCTGGATGTAAAATATTACCATCTAGCTCATTGAGTTCACTCTTTTCATTCTGGTTGTTGCATGGAAGAGGTTCAAATGGGATTGGTTTGCGCTTGCCTTCTTTTCCATGTTTAAGCTCCTTGACAAATTTAAACCAAAGCAGTTGCAATCCAAGCAGAAACAATTTTCTAAGCATACCTACCAGCATCAGTGCACTTACTAACCTGAGAGACCTTTGGTTGGGGCAGTGCCAGAATCTTACAGAAATTCCAGAGCTTCCACCAAGTGTCCCAGATATCAATTCACGTGATTGCACATCCCTTTCATTAAGTTCATCCAGTATAAGCATGTTGCAGTGGCTGCAGTTCCTATTCTATTATTGCTTGAAGCCAGTTGAGGAGCAATTTAATGATGATAAGAGGGATGCATTACAAAGATTTCCTGATAATTTAGTGTCTTTTTCTTGTTCTGAGCCCTCTCCATCTAATTTCGCTGTGGTGAAGcagaaattttttgaaaatgttgcaTTTAGCATGATTCTTCCTGGAAGTGGAATTCCCAAGTGGATCTGGCATCGGAATATGGGATCTTTTGTAAAAGTAAAGCTACCTACGGATTGGTATGATGATGACTTTTTGGGATTTGCTGTCTGCTCTGTTCTTGAACATGTCCCTGATAGAATTGTATGCCATTTGAGTCCTGACACTCTTGATTATGGAGAATTGAGAGACTTCGGTCATGATTTCCATTGCAAAGGTAGCGATGTCAGTTCAGAGCATGTCTGGTTGGGTTATCAACCTTGTGCTCAGCTGAGGATGTTTCAAGTGAATGACCCGAATGAGTGGAGTCACATGGAGATTTCTTTTGAAGCAACCCATAGACTCAGCTCAAGAGCATCAAATATGGTGAAAGAATGTGGGGTACGTCTTATATATGCAGAAGATCTTGAAAGTATACAATGCAGCCCTCTTCTTGGGAGTTTGGGTGACTCTGGATCAAGAGTAGGAGGCAATATAGTTGAGAGAAGCAGTGACGGGGCAGGGCCCAGTGGAAGTGGAAGTGGGCACAGTTCTGTTGGCAGCAGTCAGCATTCCAGGAATGATCCCTTGCTGAAGGTCAAGCGCAAATATTTCCCAGAATGA